Proteins encoded together in one Eubalaena glacialis isolate mEubGla1 chromosome 7, mEubGla1.1.hap2.+ XY, whole genome shotgun sequence window:
- the USP19 gene encoding ubiquitin carboxyl-terminal hydrolase 19 isoform X6, which translates to MSGGASTTGPRRGPPGLEEATSKKKQKDRANQESKDGDPRRGGSAFTSREEPTKEELLLDWRQSADEVIVKLRVGAGPLRLEEVDAAFTDTDCVVRLPGGRQWGGVFYAEIESSCTKVQARKGGLLQLSLPKKVPLLTWPSLLKPLGTQELVPGLRCQENGQEPSPVALEPGPEPRRAKQEARNQKRAQGRGEVGAGAGPGAQAGPSAKRAVHLHRGPEGEGSRDGPGPRGEAPKFLAEPATQAEAEEQLRVPPLNPQTCLLGSEENLALLTGKKAVAPRNDPVSPVMARSRDPEKDDRSKEEMAVAADAAALVDEPESMVNLAFVKNDSYEKGPDSVVVHVYVKEICRDTSRVLFREQDFTLIFQTRDGNFLRLHPGCGPHAIFRWQVKLRNLIEPEQCTFCFTASRIDICLRKRQSQRWGGLEAPAARGAVGGAKVAVPTGPTPLDSTPPGGTPHPLTGQEEARAVEKEKPKARSEDTGLDGVVARTPMEHAAPKPEPHLASPKPTCMVPPMPHSPVSGDSVEEEEEEEKKVCLPGFTGLVNLGNTCFMNSVIQSLSNTRELRDFFHDRSFEAEINYNNPLGTGGRLAIGFAVLLRALWKGTHHAFQPSKLKAIVASKASQFTGYAQHDAQEFMAFLLDGLHEDLNRIQNKPYTETVDSDGRPDEVVAEEAWQRHKMRNDSFIVDLFQGQYKSKLVCPVCAKVSITFDPFLYLPVPLPQKQKVLPIFYFAREPHSKPVKFLVSISKENSSASEVLDSLSQSVHVKPENLRLAEVIKNRFHRVFLPSHSLDTVSPSDTLLCFELLSPELAKERVVVLEVQQRPQVPSIPISKCAACQRKQQSEDEKLKRCTRCYRVGYCNQLCQKTHWPDHKGLCRPENIGYPFLVSVPASRLTYARLAQLLEGYARYSVSVFQPPFQPGRMALESQSPGCATLLSTSSLEAGDNDRDPVQPPELQLVTPVAEGDTGVPRDWASPDRGPVPSTSGVSSEMLASGPIEVGSLPAGERVSRPEAAVPGYQHPSEAMNSHTPQFFIYRIDVSNREQRLEDKGDTPLELGDDCSLALVWRNNERLQEFVLVASKELEYAEDPGSAGEAARAGHFTLDQCLNLFTRPEVLAPEEAWYCPQCKQHREASKQLLLWRLPNVLIVQLKRFSFRSFIWRDKINDLVEFPVRNLDLSKFCIGQKEEQLPSYDLYAVINHYGGMIGGHYTACARLPNDRSSQRSDVGWRLFDDSTVTTVDESQVVTRYAYVLFYRRRNSPVERPPRAGHSEHHPDLGPAAESAASQASRIWQELEAEEEPVPEGPAPLGPWGPQDWVGPPPRGPTTPDEGCLRYFVLGTVAALVALVLNVFYPLVSQSPWR; encoded by the exons ATGTCTGGCGGGGCCAGCACCACAGGCCCAAGGAGAGGGCCCCCAGGACTGGAGGAGGCCACCAGTAAGAAGAAGCAGAAGGATCGAGCAAACCAGGAGAGCAAGGATGGAGATCCTAGGAGAGGTG GGTCAGCATTCACTTCTCGGGAGGAGCCGACCAAAGAGG AGTTGTTGCTCGATTGGAGGCAGAGTGCTGATGAGGTGATTGTCAAGCTGCGTGTGGGAGCTGGTCCCTTGCGTCTGGAGGAGGTGGATGCTGCTTTCACAGACACAGACTGTGTGGTGCGGCTTCCAG GTGGTCGGCAGTGGGGTGGTGTTTTCTATGCTGAGATAGAAAGTTCTTGCACCAAAGTGCAGGCTCGCAAAGGTGGCCTCCTGCAGCTGTCACTGCCCAAGAAGGTGCCTCTGCTCACGTGGCCCTCTCTCCTG AAACCTCTAGGGACCCAGGAGTTGGTGCCAGGGCTGCGGTGCCAGGAGAATGGGCAGGAGCCGTCTCCTGTTGCCCTGGAGCCAGGCCCTGAGCCCCGCCGGGCTAAGCAGGAGGCCCGGAACCAGAAGCGGGCCCAGGGCCGTGGTGAGGTAGGCGCAGGGGCTGGCCCTGGGGCCCAGGCAGGGCCCAGCGCCAAGAGGGCTGTGCATCTCCACAGAGGGCCAGAGGGGGAAGGGTCCAGAGATGGCCCTGGACCCCGAGGTGAGGCCCCCAAGTTCCTGGCTGAGCCGGCCACCCAG GCTGAGGCTGAGGAACAGCTCCGTGTACCACCACTGAACCCCCAGACCTGCCTCCTGGGCTCAGAGGAGAATCTAGCACTTTTGACAGGAAAGAAAGCAGTAGCCCCCAGGAATGACCCAGTGTCCCCAGTCATGGCTCGGAGCAGAGACCCTGAGAAAGATGATCGTTCCAAAGAGGAGATGGCAGTGGCAGCAGATGCTGCAGCCTTGGTGGATG AGCCCGAGTCCATGGTGAACCTGGCATTTGTCAAGAATGACTCGTATGAGAAGGGGCCGGACTCAGTGGTGGTGCACGTGTACGTGAAGGAAATCTGCAGGGACACATCTCGAGTGCTTTTCCGCGAGCAGGACTTCACGCTTATCTTCCAGaccag GGACGGAAACTTCCTGAGACTGCACCCGGGCTGTGGGCCCCACGCCATCTTCCGTTGGCAGGTGAAGCTCAG GAACCTGATCGAGCCAGAGCAGTGCACCTTCTGCTTCACGGCCTCTCGCATCGACATCTGCCTCCGTAAGCGGCAGAGTCAGCGCTGGGGGGGCCTGGAGGCCCCAGCTGCACGAG GTGCAGTGGGTGGTGCAAAGGTAGCCGTGCCGACAGGTCCAACCCCTCTGGATTCAACCCCACCGGGAGGTACCCCCCACCCCCTGACAGGCCAGGAGGAAGCCCGGGCTGTGGAGAAGGAGAAACCCAAGGCTCGATCTGAGGACACAGGCCTAGATGGTGTGGTAGCCCGCACCCCCATGGAGCATGCAGCCCCAAAGCCAGAGCCACACCTGGCATCG CCCAAGCCCACATGTATGGTGCCTCCAATGCCCCACAGCCCGGTGAGTGGAGACAgcgtggaggaagaggaggaagaagagaagaaggtgTGTCTGCCGGGCTTCACTGGCCTTGTCAATCTAGGCAACACCTGTTTCATGAACAGCGTCATTCAGTCTCTATCCAATACTCGGGAGCTGCGGGACTTCTTCCACG ACCGCTCCTTTGAGGCCGAGATCAACTACAACAACCCACTGGGGACTGGTGGGCGTCTGGCCATCGGCTTTGCTGTACTGCTCCGGGCGCTGTGGAAGGGAACCCATCATGCCTTCCAGCCCTCCAAGTTGAAG GCCATTGTGGCGAGCAAGGCCAGCCAGTTCACAGGCTACGCACAGCACGATGCCCAGGAGTTCATGGCTTTCCTGCTGGATGGGCTGCACGAAGACTTGAACCGTATTCAGAATAAGCCCTACACGGAGACCGTGGACTCAGATGGGCGACCTGATGAG GTGGTAGCTGAGGAAGCCTGGCAGCGGCACAAGATGAGGAATGACTCTTTCATCGTGGACCTATTTCAGGGCCAGTACAAGTCGAAGCTGGTGTGCCCCGTGTGCGCAAAG GTCTCCATCACTTTTGACCCGTTCCTGTACCTGCCGGTGCCTTTGCCACAGAAGCAAAAGGTTCTCCCTATCTTCTATTTTGCCCGGGAGCCCCACAGCAAGCCCGTCAAG TTTCTGGTGAGCATCAGCAAGGAGAACTCCAGTGCAAGTGAAGTGTTGGACTCCCTGTCTCAGAGTGTCCACGTGAAGCCTGAGAACCTGCGTCTGGCTGAG GTGATTAAGAATCGCTTCCACCGTGTGTTTTTGCCCTCCCACTCACTGGACACTGTGTCACCTTCCGACACGCTCCTCTGCTTCGAGCTGCTATCCCCAGAGTTAGCTAAGGAGCGGGTGGTGGTGCTAGAGGTGCAGCAG CGCCCCCAGGTGCCCAGCATCCCCATCTCCAAGTGTGCAGCCTGCCAGCGGAAGCAGCAGTCAGAGGATGAGAAGCTGAAGCGCTGTACCCGTTGCTACCGCGTGGGCTACTGCAACCA gCTCTGTCAGAAAACCCATTGGCCTGACCATAAGGGCCTCTGCCGCCCTGAGAACATTGGCTACCCCTTCCTGGTCAGTGTACCTGCCTCACGCCTCACTTATGCCCGTCTTGCTCAGCTGCTAGAGGGCTATGCCCG GTACTCTGTGAGTGTGTTCCAGCCACCCTTCCAGCCTGGCCGCATGGCCTTGGAGTCCCAGAGCCCTGGCTGTGCCACACTGCTGTCCACTAGCTCCCTGGAGGCTGGGGACAATGACAGGGACCCTGTTCAGCCACCAGAGCTCCAGTTGGTGACCCCTGTGGCTGAGGGGGACACAGGGGTCCCCCGGGACTGGGCATCCCCTGATCGGGGCCCTGTGCCCAGCACCAGTGGAGTTTCTTCTGAGATGCTGGCCAGTGGGCCCATTGAAGTTGGCTCCTTGCCTGCTGGTGAGAGGGTGTCCCGGCCTGAAG CTGCTGTGCCTGGGTACCAACACCCAAGTGAAGCCATGAATTCCCACACACCGCAGTTCTTTATCTATAGAATTGATGTATCCAACCGAGAGCAGCGGCTAGAGGACAAAG GAGACACCCCACTAGAGCTGGGTGATGACTGCAGCCTTGCTCTAGTCTGGCGGAACAATGAGCGCCTGCAGGAGTTTGTGTTGGTAGCCTCCAAGGAGCTGGAATATGCTGAGGATCCAGGCTCTGCTGGTGAGGCTGCCCGTGCTGGCCACTTCACTCTGGACCAGTGTCTGAACCTCTTCACGCGGCCTGAGGTGCTGGCACCTGAGGAGGCTTG GTACTGCCCGCAGTGCAAACAACACCGCGAGGCCTCCAAGCAGCTGTTGCTGTGGCGCCTGCCGAATGTGCTCATCGTGCAGCTCAAGCGCTTCTCCTTTCGCAGTTTCATCTGGCGTGACAAGATCAATGACTTGGTGGAGTTCCCTGTTCG GAACCTGGACCTGAGCAAGTTCTGTATCGGTCAGAAAGAGGAGCAGCTGCCCAGCTATGACCTGTATGCTGTCATCAACCACTATGGAGGCATGATCGGTGGCCACTACACTGCCTGTGCGCGCCTGCCCAATGATCGCAGCAGCCAGCGCAGCGACGTGG GCTGGCGCTTGTTTGATGACAGCACGGTGACAACGGTAGACGAGAGCCAGGTCGTGACGCGTTATGCCTATGTACTCTTCTACCGCCGGCGGAACTCTCCTGTGGAGAGGCCCCCCCGGGCAGGTCACTCTGAACACCACCCAGACCTAGGCCCTGCAGCTGAGTCTGCTGCCAGCCAG GCTTCCCGGATTTGGCAGGAGCTGGAGGCCGAGGAGGAGCCAGTACCCGAGGGGCCTGCGCCCCTGGGTCCCTGGGGGCCCCAGGATTGGGTGGGCCCCCCACCACGTGGCCCTACCACACCAGACGAGGGCTGTCTCCGATACTTTGTTCTGGGCACCGTGGCAGCTTTGGTGGCCCTCGTGCTCAACGTGTTCTATCCTCTGGTATCCCAGAGTCCCTGGAGATGA